One Acidobacteriota bacterium genomic region harbors:
- a CDS encoding L,D-transpeptidase family protein — MALCQGAKRYPELTDLLPKRPDDAQTCEFCDGSGLANDLPEHLRESIVCFCGGLGWIASAAGPLNARVVSDSYRTEKVKSFRLFAVGILIVVAGVLVWANWPADSLDEHVEADRVVISKSDQSLALLRNGQVLRMYPVSLGANPVGHKQREGDERTPEGIYVVDYRKPDSSFHRALHISYPNAEDIDRAARSGVDPGGLIMIHGLPNRAPFLGRLHRLVNWTDGCIAVTNKEMDQIWAAVDDGTAVEIRP, encoded by the coding sequence ATGGCTCTGTGTCAGGGGGCAAAGCGCTATCCTGAGCTGACGGACCTCTTGCCGAAGCGCCCGGATGATGCCCAAACCTGTGAGTTCTGCGACGGGTCGGGTCTTGCTAACGATCTACCCGAACATCTTCGTGAATCGATCGTTTGCTTCTGCGGAGGTCTCGGTTGGATTGCATCGGCTGCGGGGCCGCTGAATGCCCGAGTCGTTAGCGACTCGTACCGCACGGAAAAAGTGAAGAGCTTTCGCCTCTTCGCAGTCGGGATTCTCATCGTTGTTGCCGGAGTGCTCGTTTGGGCGAACTGGCCGGCCGATTCGCTTGACGAGCACGTGGAGGCCGACCGCGTGGTGATCAGTAAATCCGACCAGAGTCTCGCTCTCCTTCGGAATGGTCAGGTGCTGCGGATGTATCCGGTTTCCCTCGGCGCGAATCCGGTCGGCCACAAACAGCGGGAAGGCGATGAACGAACACCCGAAGGCATCTACGTAGTCGACTACCGGAAGCCGGACAGCTCGTTTCACCGTGCGCTCCACATTTCTTATCCGAACGCGGAGGATATCGATCGTGCGGCGCGATCCGGCGTTGATCCTGGTGGCCTGATCATGATCCACGGCCTCCCGAATCGTGCTCCCTTTCTCGGGCGACTTCATCGCCTCGTGAACTGGACGGACGGCTGCATCGCGGTAACCAACAAGGAAATGGACCAAATCTGGGCTGCCGTGGATGACGGTACCGCTGTTGAGATTCGCCCTTGA
- a CDS encoding helix-turn-helix domain-containing protein, translated as MKKELFDELTASVKEAGKIHRGKAKASRQFVFDPEDVRTIRAKLKKSQAEFARMIGVSVATLQNWEQGRRQPEGPARALLLVASRAPRVVEKALASAVRRGA; from the coding sequence ATGAAGAAAGAGCTATTCGATGAGCTCACCGCGAGCGTTAAGGAGGCGGGAAAGATCCATCGTGGAAAGGCAAAGGCCTCACGCCAGTTTGTCTTCGATCCCGAAGATGTTCGAACGATCCGGGCGAAACTCAAGAAATCGCAGGCGGAGTTTGCTCGCATGATCGGCGTGAGCGTCGCCACTCTTCAGAACTGGGAGCAAGGTCGCCGTCAACCGGAGGGGCCTGCGCGCGCGCTGCTCCTCGTTGCATCCCGTGCGCCCAGGGTTGTCGAGAAGGCGCTGGCATCAGCCGTCCGCCGGGGCGCATGA
- a CDS encoding type II toxin-antitoxin system RelE/ParE family toxin, producing MRFIETSVFTRQITSILDDEEYAELQAALVFRPELGVVIQSTGGLRKVRWGHSGRGKGKRGGARVIYYWYQADDVIYMLLAYSKGERDDLSAKEKRILRQLVKEEFR from the coding sequence ATTCGCTTCATCGAGACGTCGGTGTTCACTCGTCAGATCACCTCAATCCTTGATGACGAAGAGTACGCGGAACTGCAGGCCGCTCTCGTATTTCGACCCGAGCTTGGCGTTGTCATCCAGAGTACGGGCGGTCTCAGGAAGGTCCGGTGGGGACATTCCGGAAGGGGAAAGGGAAAAAGGGGCGGCGCGCGGGTCATCTACTACTGGTACCAAGCTGACGACGTGATTTACATGCTGCTCGCGTATTCGAAAGGCGAGCGTGATGATCTTTCGGCGAAGGAGAAGAGGATTCTTCGCCAGCTGGTCAAGGAGGAGTTCCGATGA
- a CDS encoding tetratricopeptide repeat protein: protein MNETINWWPAIITAFLAVAAGIVLVVRSRRLTPAQSGEAARLRADANRVARSLQEQVDLGREPEERARLETELASLLGQLEALPDESEPIEEEPARPKPQLLSFATGVIVTLAVVGLAFATWQSMNPREEGEGLTGSIPETEMNQRTPESQLTALRMTVGSRPDDISARIALAEALMAQRDLVGVFEQTQEVLARQPEHPRALGLEAVVRMAMGQTGVAIEMLERSAALDPSDLETQIHLSIALVQTGQTERALAIIDEAMATHPGERAVLQQLRGEIERIGRETAPPQNP, encoded by the coding sequence GTGAATGAAACGATCAACTGGTGGCCGGCCATCATCACCGCCTTTCTCGCGGTGGCCGCCGGAATCGTCCTCGTCGTCCGGAGCCGCCGGCTCACTCCCGCGCAATCGGGTGAAGCCGCCCGGCTGCGCGCCGACGCCAACCGGGTCGCCCGCAGCCTTCAGGAGCAGGTCGACCTCGGACGCGAGCCGGAGGAAAGGGCGCGGCTCGAGACCGAGCTCGCCTCGCTGCTCGGCCAACTCGAAGCGCTGCCCGACGAGAGCGAACCGATCGAAGAAGAGCCGGCCCGTCCAAAGCCGCAGCTTCTCAGCTTCGCGACCGGCGTCATCGTTACGCTCGCCGTCGTCGGGCTCGCGTTTGCGACATGGCAGTCGATGAATCCGCGCGAAGAGGGAGAAGGCCTCACCGGCTCGATCCCGGAAACCGAAATGAACCAGAGGACTCCGGAGAGCCAGCTGACGGCTCTGCGAATGACGGTCGGTTCGCGGCCGGACGACATTTCGGCGCGGATCGCTCTCGCCGAGGCGTTGATGGCGCAGCGGGACCTGGTGGGCGTGTTCGAGCAGACGCAGGAAGTGCTTGCGCGTCAGCCGGAGCATCCTCGCGCGCTCGGGCTCGAGGCGGTGGTCCGGATGGCGATGGGGCAGACCGGCGTTGCGATCGAGATGCTGGAGCGTTCGGCCGCGCTCGATCCCTCCGATCTGGAGACGCAGATTCATCTCTCGATCGCGCTCGTCCAGACGGGACAGACCGAGCGCGCGCTCGCCATCATCGACGAGGCGATGGCGACTCACCCCGGGGAGCGCGCCGTGCTCCAGCAGCTCCGCGGCGAGATCGAGCGAATCGGTCGCGAAACCGCCCCGCCCCAGAATCCCTGA
- a CDS encoding cytochrome c-type biogenesis protein CcmH, translating into MKALIPAIALAALSVPLVAQPITPAMPEVREVIGDPASAPQTGESAEQIIEETSAVVRCPVCQGLSIADSPSQMAVEMRGVVREMVHAGYSKEQILQYFATSYGEFVLLDPPRRGVNWIVWIAPLIILLAGAAILMRAIRRRAEPPAEAATEPAGETDPLLLRARAIGEGVSEGE; encoded by the coding sequence ATGAAAGCGCTGATCCCCGCAATCGCTCTCGCCGCGCTTTCCGTCCCGCTCGTCGCGCAACCGATCACGCCGGCGATGCCCGAAGTCCGCGAGGTCATCGGAGATCCGGCATCCGCTCCGCAGACCGGCGAAAGCGCGGAACAGATCATCGAAGAGACCTCGGCGGTCGTCCGATGTCCCGTCTGTCAGGGTCTCTCGATAGCCGACTCCCCTTCGCAGATGGCGGTCGAGATGCGCGGCGTCGTTCGCGAGATGGTTCATGCCGGCTATTCGAAGGAGCAGATCCTCCAGTACTTCGCGACGTCGTACGGCGAGTTCGTGCTGCTCGATCCTCCGCGGCGCGGCGTGAACTGGATCGTCTGGATCGCTCCGCTGATCATCCTTCTCGCGGGCGCAGCGATTCTGATGCGCGCAATCCGCCGCCGCGCGGAACCGCCGGCCGAGGCGGCAACCGAGCCCGCCGGGGAAACCGACCCGCTGCTACTGCGCGCGCGTGCAATCGGTGAAGGAGTCTCGGAAGGTGAATGA
- a CDS encoding redoxin family protein: MNRRVLILGSLVTLPLLGVLAFGLTRDPNQIESPLVGTRSPTFDLPVLDSDGSISSADLAGKPTVLNFWASWCVPCFAEHRVLVSAARELSPSVNFIGIIYQDEEENARRFLARFGSAYPSLIDEHGRTAIRFGVYGVPESFILDSSGNIVAKHVGPLDPESLRDYLEQAGLELGRP, translated from the coding sequence GTGAATCGGAGAGTCCTCATCCTCGGCTCGCTGGTCACGCTTCCTCTGCTCGGCGTCCTCGCATTCGGCCTGACCCGTGACCCGAACCAGATCGAATCGCCGCTGGTCGGGACTCGCTCGCCGACGTTCGATCTTCCGGTGCTCGATTCCGACGGCTCGATCTCCTCGGCCGACCTCGCCGGCAAACCGACCGTCCTCAACTTCTGGGCGTCGTGGTGTGTCCCCTGTTTCGCCGAGCATCGCGTGCTCGTCTCGGCCGCTCGCGAGCTTTCGCCATCGGTGAACTTCATCGGCATCATCTATCAGGACGAGGAGGAGAACGCCCGGAGATTTCTCGCGAGGTTCGGTTCCGCCTATCCGAGCCTCATCGACGAACATGGTCGAACCGCCATCCGGTTCGGCGTCTACGGCGTTCCGGAAAGCTTCATCCTCGACTCCTCGGGGAACATCGTCGCGAAGCACGTCGGACCGCTCGACCCCGAATCTCTCCGCGATTACCTCGAGCAGGCGGGACTCGAGCTCGGAAGACCGTAA
- the ccsA gene encoding cytochrome c biogenesis protein CcsA: protein MTALLGRTLILVALFAAVAGALVAFGGKPAHKTVRLARRLSDTFAYAMIAANLLMIAALLGRDFSVGYVAQVGAINQPDWVAFVSLWSSLEGSILFWGLVLAIYILVATRYARALPAEIELRSIGVWLGCAGFFSFLIAAPAQPFGTVSPVPPDGPGPNPLLQNHILMAVHPPMLYLGYVGMTIPFGFAAAALMTRESGAQIIAFIRRSLLAAWCFLTVAIMLGGWWAYEVLGWGGYWAWDPVENASFLPWLTATAALHSIIIFERRGRLRAWSMTLVLVSFLLTILGTFMTRSGVFNSVHSFTQSEIGPTILGFLAVAILFSVGLLAIEPRTTDEQGGQGAREVGFLTNNLLLAVLTLTILIGTVFPLLVEAIRGTQMSVGRPYFDRMAVPIGFALLFLMGIGPVLPWGRIESRSSILRRLLAPLAAGIVAALLAAVFGIRNFWTVVVIGGAAFTMWVTLAEISVPVRQRARSLHESWGAAFRRGLIERGRRRTGAYLAHAGTVLVFVAIAISSTQSTRSEAMLDQESTMQIGHYTLELLRVDVVREPHRLASIARVRVYEEGRLLGVMSPRMNQYETQRDPVGTPDVYTRLTHDLYLSTMSIDPGAQRVGLLAIINPAVAWIWGATFLIALGGLFAALPRAVIRSRAHDSSAVEPSLAGELSA from the coding sequence ATGACTGCGCTTCTCGGCCGTACGCTGATCCTCGTCGCACTCTTCGCCGCGGTCGCCGGAGCGCTCGTCGCGTTCGGAGGAAAACCGGCTCATAAAACGGTCCGGCTCGCCCGGCGGCTCTCCGACACCTTCGCGTACGCAATGATCGCCGCGAATCTGCTGATGATCGCCGCGCTTCTCGGCCGCGACTTCTCCGTCGGGTACGTCGCACAGGTCGGCGCCATCAATCAGCCGGACTGGGTCGCCTTCGTCAGTCTCTGGTCCTCGCTCGAGGGCTCGATTCTCTTCTGGGGACTCGTTCTCGCAATCTACATTCTCGTCGCGACCCGATACGCGCGCGCGCTTCCCGCCGAGATCGAGCTGCGGTCGATCGGAGTCTGGCTCGGCTGCGCGGGGTTCTTCTCGTTTCTCATCGCGGCACCGGCGCAGCCCTTCGGAACGGTCTCCCCCGTTCCTCCTGATGGTCCGGGCCCGAATCCGCTCCTCCAGAATCACATCCTGATGGCCGTCCACCCACCGATGCTCTACCTCGGATATGTCGGGATGACGATTCCATTCGGCTTCGCCGCGGCGGCTCTCATGACACGCGAGAGCGGCGCACAGATCATCGCATTCATTCGGCGAAGCCTTCTGGCCGCATGGTGCTTCCTCACCGTCGCAATCATGCTCGGCGGATGGTGGGCGTACGAGGTTCTCGGATGGGGCGGCTACTGGGCGTGGGACCCGGTCGAGAACGCATCATTTCTCCCCTGGCTCACCGCGACGGCCGCTCTTCATTCGATCATCATCTTCGAACGCCGAGGACGGCTTCGCGCCTGGTCGATGACGCTCGTTCTCGTTTCGTTTCTGCTCACGATCCTCGGAACGTTCATGACGCGATCGGGGGTGTTCAACTCGGTCCACTCGTTCACGCAGAGCGAGATCGGGCCGACGATCCTCGGCTTCCTCGCCGTCGCGATTCTCTTCTCGGTCGGCCTCCTCGCGATCGAGCCGCGAACCACCGACGAGCAGGGAGGTCAGGGAGCCCGCGAGGTCGGATTCCTCACCAACAATCTCCTCCTCGCGGTTCTGACGCTCACGATCTTGATCGGAACGGTCTTTCCGCTGCTCGTCGAAGCAATCCGCGGAACACAGATGAGCGTCGGCCGCCCCTACTTCGACCGCATGGCCGTCCCGATCGGGTTCGCGCTCCTCTTCCTGATGGGGATCGGACCCGTGCTGCCGTGGGGACGGATCGAATCACGCAGCTCGATCCTGCGGCGGCTCCTAGCCCCGCTCGCGGCCGGAATCGTCGCGGCCCTGCTGGCTGCAGTCTTCGGTATCCGCAACTTCTGGACCGTGGTCGTCATCGGTGGCGCGGCGTTCACGATGTGGGTCACGCTCGCAGAGATCAGCGTCCCCGTACGACAGCGTGCGCGGTCGCTTCACGAGAGCTGGGGCGCGGCGTTCCGGCGCGGCCTGATCGAGCGCGGCCGGCGACGTACCGGCGCCTATCTCGCCCACGCGGGAACCGTGCTCGTCTTCGTCGCGATCGCGATCTCGAGCACACAGAGCACACGGAGCGAAGCGATGCTCGATCAGGAGTCGACGATGCAGATCGGCCACTACACGCTCGAGCTGCTTCGAGTCGACGTTGTTCGTGAGCCGCACCGGCTCGCGAGCATCGCGAGGGTTCGCGTTTACGAAGAAGGGCGGCTTCTCGGCGTCATGAGCCCCCGCATGAACCAGTATGAAACGCAGCGCGATCCCGTCGGCACCCCCGACGTCTACACGCGGCTGACACACGACCTCTACCTCTCGACGATGTCGATCGATCCCGGCGCTCAGCGAGTCGGCCTGCTCGCCATCATCAATCCGGCGGTCGCCTGGATCTGGGGCGCAACGTTTCTCATCGCGCTCGGCGGGCTCTTCGCCGCGCTCCCGCGAGCCGTCATCCGCTCGCGTGCGCACGACTCGAGCGCCGTCGAGCCTTCACTCGCAGGGGAGCTGAGCGCGTGA
- a CDS encoding cytochrome c maturation protein CcmE: MNQSTRPEHQRQNRRFAVIALVVASAAFAVLTLGGIGDNLVYYWDPAQMQEAGDKAYGATIRLGGLVVPGSVQWDGQSSELRFEVTDRENRAIAKVHSTGLPPQMFREGVGVVVEGTLDRSGWFESDRLLVSHDNEYRAPEPGTETDTRELIESTKGLGPES; the protein is encoded by the coding sequence ATGAACCAGTCAACGAGACCAGAGCACCAGCGGCAGAACCGGCGATTCGCCGTCATTGCGCTCGTCGTCGCCTCCGCCGCGTTCGCCGTTCTGACGCTCGGAGGAATCGGCGACAACCTCGTCTATTACTGGGATCCCGCCCAGATGCAGGAGGCGGGAGACAAAGCGTACGGAGCGACGATCCGTCTCGGGGGCCTCGTCGTCCCCGGCTCGGTCCAGTGGGACGGCCAGTCCTCGGAGCTCCGTTTCGAGGTCACCGACCGCGAGAACCGGGCGATCGCGAAAGTGCACAGCACCGGTCTCCCGCCGCAGATGTTTCGTGAAGGCGTCGGCGTCGTCGTCGAAGGAACGCTCGATCGCTCGGGCTGGTTCGAGAGCGACCGGCTCCTGGTATCCCACGACAACGAATACCGCGCACCCGAGCCGGGCACCGAGACCGACACGCGTGAGCTGATCGAATCGACGAAGGGACTCGGGCCCGAAAGCTGA